The genomic interval TACCTGACAAAATAGGTTGCCAGCGGATACTGCTTTACGTTTGTATTTTCCGCGGTTACCATTTTATTTTCAGCTTCGCAAACCATCCAGCAGCATGACAGATCGTACTATATTGATAATCAAAACTTCATGGAGTTATATTGTAACACAGCCGGTTAACCCCGGAGCTCTGTTTTATGACGAGCTATTTAAATTGGCTCCCGGCCTTATACCAATGTTTAAGTCAGACAAGGAAGATCAGCAAACCAAGTTCACAGATATGATTACGTTTATGGTTTTAAATCTGCAAAACACGCGTGATATACAGAAGCAAATAAATGAAATGGGCAAACGGCATGTTGGGTACGGAGTTACTGCTGAACATT from Dyadobacter sp. NIV53 carries:
- a CDS encoding globin domain-containing protein produces the protein MTDRTILIIKTSWSYIVTQPVNPGALFYDELFKLAPGLIPMFKSDKEDQQTKFTDMITFMVLNLQNTRDIQKQINEMGKRHVGYGVTAEHYELVGTALINTLNTSLGDMWNNETRLAWTNLYDLWSSAMILASHE